Within Terriglobales bacterium, the genomic segment GCAGTGCCCTTCGCCACCGGCGCCGGCTTCCAGCGCATGAGCGAGGCCGCGCATTTGCGCTCCTTCACCCTGCACCGCTTCGGGGAGGACTTCGCGGTGGAGGGGTATCTACGCGATCCCTACGAACCGATCGGGACATCGGGTGATCGGGTGATCGGGTGATCGGACGAACAGAACCCAGATTCCTGGCTGCGCTCGGAATGACAATCTCGTAGGATGAAGGCATGTTTACAGGAATCATCGAAGAAGTCGGCAAGGTGCTCAAGCTGGATGAGCGGCACGGCACGCAGCGGCTGACCGTGGGCTCGCGCAAGCTGGTGAAGGAGCTGAAGAAGGGCGCCAGCATCGCGGTGAGCGGCGTGTGCCTGACCGCGATCGAGATCGGGCGCGACCGGGTGCGCTTCGACCTGGCCGCCGAGACCGTGGCCCGCACTTCCTTCGCGCGCCTGCGCCCGGGCGCGCTGGTCAACCTGGAATTGCCGGTGAAGTACGGCGAGCGCATGGGCGGGCACGTGGTCCAGGGACACGTGGACGGCGTGGGCAAGTTCC encodes:
- a CDS encoding riboflavin synthase produces the protein MFTGIIEEVGKVLKLDERHGTQRLTVGSRKLVKELKKGASIAVSGVCLTAIEIGRDRVRFDLAAETVARTSFARLRPGALVNLELPVKYGERMGGHVVQGHVDGVGKFLGLERIPGADDYWLKVQVPKDLAKYVAFKGSISIEGISLTVAKIQGTMLTVAIIPHTWKMTNLRSLKKGDPMNLEADVLAKYAEKMLRGEEAPGGVTLERLISEGF